One window from the genome of Pseudobdellovibrionaceae bacterium encodes:
- a CDS encoding type II secretion system F family protein, producing the protein MDALIVDLQSFFSNTWIFIPFFGVSIFIAALLGGPYVYNYFSAKTLASKAEIERYLDLMYSDLEPKKVLWMLVLMSYGLGLVAFLAFWPNVQIGFPVAIAMIFAGNSIPVKVFQNMYEKRCTRVVDQMVDGMTIMANGIKSGSGVMQSMEAVVENIKGPLAQEFSMILNKIRLGMSMNDAMNDFADRVPKQDVQMFVTSVNILSDTGGDLGQTFETINSVVRERQKIEKKIEAMTAQGKMQGIIISMVPFGLLLMFRAMDPEFVAPLFETTMGMMALLVVCVLVIVGGFVIKKIVTIKV; encoded by the coding sequence ATGGACGCATTGATAGTAGACTTACAGAGCTTTTTTTCTAATACATGGATATTTATTCCATTTTTTGGAGTAAGTATTTTTATAGCGGCTCTGTTAGGCGGTCCCTACGTCTACAACTATTTTTCAGCCAAGACCTTAGCTTCTAAAGCGGAAATCGAAAGATATTTAGACCTTATGTATTCAGATCTAGAGCCTAAAAAAGTGCTTTGGATGCTTGTGCTGATGAGTTATGGCTTAGGGCTTGTCGCCTTTTTGGCATTTTGGCCTAATGTTCAAATTGGTTTCCCTGTGGCCATTGCTATGATTTTTGCGGGCAACAGTATTCCAGTTAAAGTCTTTCAAAATATGTATGAAAAACGATGTACCAGAGTTGTAGACCAAATGGTCGATGGAATGACGATCATGGCTAACGGTATCAAATCTGGATCAGGTGTGATGCAGAGTATGGAAGCGGTGGTAGAAAACATTAAAGGTCCGCTCGCACAAGAGTTCAGTATGATCTTAAATAAAATTCGTCTAGGTATGTCGATGAATGATGCCATGAATGATTTTGCTGACAGAGTGCCAAAACAGGATGTGCAGATGTTTGTCACCTCAGTCAATATTCTGAGTGATACGGGTGGTGACTTGGGTCAAACGTTTGAAACTATTAACAGTGTGGTACGTGAAAGACAAAAGATTGAAAAGAAAATTGAGGCCATGACAGCTCAAGGAAAAATGCAAGGGATTATTATTTCAATGGTTCCTTTTGGATTATTACTCATGTTTAGAGCAATGGACCCTGAGTTTGTAGCGCCACTGTTTGAAACTACTATGGGCATGATGGCCTTATTGGTAGTTTGTGTTCTGGTGATTGTTGGTGGTTTTGTAATTAAGAAGATTGTGACGATTAAGGTTTAG
- a CDS encoding DUF6531 domain-containing protein: MIIKYFKTAMVTSLMAITCSFNAWAIVDMKDANYSETWTDLDLGGPGYILKVTRTYNSRSIHDGIFGFGWCSDFETKLEITPESNIKVTECGGGMETVFEDGSNNLAQRNALIDKIVKKVREDKKNSSLKENYFENFKKELINNNYLREAFATELGFKGSITKGKSYKAIGKNEVVEVEANSYKRKLSDGTFQRFDSQGRLVAMYDKSLNFIKITYANNKIVSVVDNKSRRLSFKYHKSNGKVSAIISAPTKKAVSYTYSSHDLATVNNAWGSRFSYLYDDMHNLVKIIHPDNTTKEIAYDKDKDWVVGFKDQKGCKETYLYRDSEDDPRNHYWSEVTKMCNGKVTNKSKYEFWHKDRADKSGKYLARVRSEINGMVTDIKYHETIGRPVYKQDGTEIVTYSYYANGSLKTEKNERVSTTYFYDGVCSKISKMVQENLLERQVASRKDTTVFQYNKPSCNLKKAMNSKGESAELHYDAAGRIIKVVDHTAKQLNIAYNSQTGKPARLTRPGLGSIDVVYDQQGQMVSVKSSQGAEVATQVANVFNNILRVIGPASNDISI; this comes from the coding sequence ATGATCATAAAATATTTTAAAACAGCAATGGTGACATCCCTAATGGCGATCACTTGCTCTTTTAATGCATGGGCAATTGTAGATATGAAAGATGCCAACTACTCAGAAACATGGACAGACTTAGATTTGGGTGGCCCTGGCTACATCTTAAAAGTTACAAGGACCTATAATAGCCGTTCTATCCATGATGGAATATTTGGCTTTGGTTGGTGTTCGGATTTTGAAACTAAGTTAGAAATCACGCCAGAATCTAACATTAAAGTCACCGAATGTGGTGGAGGTATGGAAACTGTTTTTGAAGATGGTTCCAATAACTTGGCTCAAAGAAATGCCCTAATTGATAAAATTGTAAAAAAAGTGAGAGAAGATAAAAAAAATTCGAGCTTAAAAGAGAATTATTTTGAAAACTTCAAAAAAGAACTGATCAACAACAATTATCTCAGAGAGGCCTTTGCCACCGAACTTGGATTTAAAGGAAGTATCACTAAGGGTAAATCCTATAAAGCTATTGGTAAAAACGAGGTTGTAGAAGTTGAGGCCAATTCCTATAAGAGAAAACTTTCTGATGGAACTTTCCAAAGGTTTGATTCCCAAGGTCGACTGGTAGCAATGTATGATAAGAGTTTAAATTTCATTAAAATCACATACGCTAACAATAAAATTGTGAGTGTGGTGGACAATAAAAGCCGTAGACTCAGTTTTAAATACCATAAATCCAACGGCAAAGTGAGTGCCATCATTTCAGCTCCTACCAAGAAAGCTGTGAGTTATACCTACAGTTCACATGATCTTGCGACTGTGAACAACGCGTGGGGAAGTAGGTTTTCTTATCTATATGATGATATGCACAACTTAGTAAAGATCATTCACCCAGATAACACGACTAAAGAAATTGCGTATGATAAGGACAAAGATTGGGTGGTTGGTTTTAAAGACCAAAAGGGCTGTAAAGAAACCTATCTTTATCGTGATTCAGAGGACGATCCAAGAAACCATTATTGGTCTGAAGTGACTAAAATGTGTAATGGTAAAGTGACAAATAAATCTAAATATGAATTTTGGCACAAAGATCGTGCGGATAAGTCAGGAAAGTATCTTGCTCGTGTAAGATCAGAAATCAATGGTATGGTTACAGATATTAAATACCATGAAACAATTGGTAGACCAGTATATAAACAAGATGGCACTGAGATTGTCACATATTCTTATTATGCCAATGGCAGTCTTAAAACAGAAAAAAATGAAAGAGTGAGTACAACGTATTTTTATGATGGTGTTTGCAGTAAGATTTCTAAAATGGTGCAAGAGAATCTACTGGAAAGACAAGTGGCTTCTAGAAAAGACACCACAGTTTTTCAGTACAATAAGCCTTCATGTAATTTAAAGAAGGCCATGAATAGCAAGGGAGAATCGGCGGAACTCCACTATGATGCTGCAGGAAGAATTATAAAAGTGGTAGATCACACAGCCAAACAGTTGAATATTGCTTATAACTCTCAAACAGGGAAGCCTGCTCGGTTGACTCGTCCTGGCCTAGGTTCTATAGATGTCGTTTATGATCAACAAGGTCAAATGGTCTCTGTAAAGAGTAGCCAAGGCGCAGAAGTGGCGACTCAGGTGGCAAATGTATTTAACAATATTCTAAGGGTCATTGGTCCAGCCTCAAATGACATTAGCATATAG
- a CDS encoding 3'-5' exonuclease, which produces MNFIAFDLETTGTLAGIDRIVEVGFVRFVNGKPQDRYACLVDPQMPIPTGASRVNGITDDMVKGKPTIETLLESLTTYCGNDMLVAHNATFDFQFLLADYKKHEFAAPTGTVFDTLPLSRKIFPGLMNYKLASIAKHLNIETGTLHRADEDAEYCGHVFNKILTRLYGEASTPDWQDLIRFSGRPELKFPIIEKQLKQLDLFSV; this is translated from the coding sequence ATGAATTTTATAGCATTTGACTTAGAAACCACTGGAACACTGGCTGGCATTGATCGGATTGTTGAGGTTGGATTTGTCCGATTTGTAAATGGAAAACCACAAGACCGTTATGCGTGTTTAGTAGACCCTCAAATGCCTATTCCAACTGGAGCCTCTAGGGTGAATGGCATTACTGATGATATGGTTAAAGGTAAGCCCACAATTGAGACACTACTTGAGTCACTGACTACGTATTGTGGCAACGATATGCTTGTCGCTCATAATGCAACCTTTGATTTTCAGTTTCTACTGGCAGACTATAAAAAACATGAGTTTGCAGCTCCCACAGGAACAGTATTTGATACACTCCCACTTTCTAGAAAAATTTTTCCAGGACTGATGAACTACAAGCTTGCATCCATTGCCAAGCATCTGAATATTGAAACTGGAACACTACATAGAGCGGATGAAGACGCCGAGTATTGTGGACATGTTTTTAATAAGATTCTAACACGTCTATATGGAGAGGCTTCAACTCCTGACTGGCAAGATCTGATTCGTTTCTCGGGAAGGCCTGAGTTAAAATTTCCGATAATTGAAAAACAACTTAAGCAACTAGATCTTTTTTCAGTTTAG
- a CDS encoding NAD+ synthase: MKVSLAQINPTLGDFQFNSQQILARIQEAYEEGSDLVVFPECCLFGYYPADLLERESIVKEQLKYIDVIKKKMPKGIAALIGFIDLNTDRRGKRFRNSAALISTHKIHKVFHKQLLPTYDIFDESRHFESGDMNKNFISFKGKKILVTLCEDIWAWETQQRALYSKNPLLSLKNKCDLIINLSASPYTLTKSKQRKLIIEKTCNAVKAPMIYVNQVGAQDETIFDGGSLVANKKGQIIKQLSIFKEDLSSIDLSQISNTKEISVKSGCIEDALILGIKDFFKKTGFTKAHLGLSGGIDSAVVYVLACKALGSENVTAIYMPTKFNAKLSADLSLRLCKNMGQPLLQFPIDEIFGTFSKHLDEHLNLNSFSLVHENLQARIRGNILMAYSNQFGSMLLSTGNKTEMAVGYTTLYGDMCGGLSPIADLTKTQVYKLARDMNASREVIPDEIITRAPSAELRENQKDQDSLPEYVLLDKSVTKIVEHCLKPTTPTDKWTLNALMKSEFKRWQAPPILKVTGHSFGRGRRFPIAHKAFY, encoded by the coding sequence ATGAAAGTGAGTTTAGCCCAAATCAACCCCACTCTAGGAGACTTCCAGTTTAACAGCCAACAGATCCTTGCTCGGATTCAAGAGGCTTATGAAGAAGGCAGTGACTTAGTAGTGTTCCCAGAATGTTGCCTATTTGGATACTACCCCGCAGATTTATTAGAGCGTGAGTCCATCGTAAAAGAGCAACTGAAATATATCGACGTTATAAAAAAGAAAATGCCGAAGGGTATCGCCGCACTTATTGGTTTTATTGACCTCAACACGGATCGCCGAGGTAAAAGGTTTCGAAATTCTGCGGCATTGATTTCTACTCACAAAATACACAAAGTTTTCCACAAACAGTTGTTACCTACCTACGACATCTTTGATGAGAGTCGTCACTTTGAATCTGGGGATATGAATAAAAATTTTATATCCTTTAAGGGTAAAAAGATTCTTGTCACTCTTTGCGAAGATATATGGGCTTGGGAAACACAACAAAGGGCACTGTATAGTAAAAATCCTCTTCTCTCTTTAAAAAACAAATGCGACCTTATTATAAATTTAAGTGCTTCACCTTACACTCTTACTAAAAGCAAACAGAGAAAATTGATCATCGAAAAAACATGTAACGCCGTTAAGGCGCCAATGATCTATGTCAATCAAGTGGGAGCACAAGACGAAACTATCTTTGATGGAGGCTCGTTAGTTGCAAATAAGAAGGGCCAGATTATTAAACAGCTCTCTATATTTAAAGAGGATTTATCTTCTATTGATCTTTCACAGATTTCAAATACTAAGGAAATCTCTGTTAAAAGTGGCTGCATTGAAGATGCCCTTATTTTAGGTATTAAAGACTTTTTTAAAAAAACTGGGTTTACGAAAGCGCATCTTGGTCTAAGCGGTGGCATTGACTCGGCAGTTGTGTATGTCCTCGCCTGCAAGGCATTAGGCTCAGAAAATGTTACAGCGATTTATATGCCTACAAAGTTTAATGCCAAACTCAGCGCAGATCTTTCTTTGAGACTTTGTAAAAATATGGGCCAACCTCTTTTACAATTTCCTATTGATGAAATCTTTGGAACCTTCTCTAAACATCTTGATGAACATTTGAATTTAAATTCTTTCAGTTTGGTGCATGAAAATCTCCAAGCTCGTATTCGAGGCAATATCTTAATGGCCTACTCTAATCAATTTGGTTCTATGCTTTTATCCACAGGCAATAAAACTGAAATGGCTGTAGGCTACACCACACTATATGGAGACATGTGCGGTGGTCTTTCTCCGATTGCCGACCTTACAAAAACTCAAGTCTATAAACTGGCAAGAGACATGAACGCATCTCGGGAGGTGATTCCTGATGAGATCATCACTCGCGCTCCTTCTGCAGAGTTACGAGAAAATCAAAAAGACCAAGATTCATTGCCTGAGTACGTTCTTCTGGATAAATCTGTCACTAAAATTGTTGAACACTGTTTAAAGCCCACAACACCTACTGACAAATGGACTTTAAATGCCTTAATGAAAAGTGAATTTAAAAGATGGCAAGCCCCACCTATTCTAAAGGTGACAGGGCATTCTTTTGGTAGAGGCAGAAGATTCCCTATCGCCCATAAAGCCTTTTATTAA
- a CDS encoding prepilin peptidase: protein MSMIYLWVSVFLSICVVMDLLYAKVFNSYILASLGISILLLLLNLHSISHWSHPLLSFALVFVIGLALFKFKILGAGDVKSMLVVALFLNPNQSIMFLAYSIIWGGVFSLVYFLAQGSLFRLIFTTAAVFKRAAYAVHKIPFTVGILFGWLSLRVLGLY from the coding sequence ATGTCTATGATTTATTTATGGGTTTCAGTCTTTTTATCAATCTGTGTAGTTATGGATTTGCTTTATGCTAAGGTTTTCAATTCTTATATCTTAGCCTCTTTGGGAATTTCTATTCTTTTACTTTTGTTAAATCTCCACTCCATTTCACATTGGAGTCATCCTCTGCTTTCTTTTGCCCTTGTTTTTGTTATAGGTTTAGCATTATTTAAATTTAAAATACTCGGTGCAGGTGATGTAAAGTCCATGTTGGTGGTGGCTCTGTTTTTAAATCCTAATCAAAGCATTATGTTTTTAGCTTATTCTATTATTTGGGGTGGAGTATTTTCTCTAGTTTATTTTTTAGCACAAGGCTCACTATTTAGACTTATTTTTACAACAGCAGCAGTGTTCAAAAGAGCTGCGTATGCAGTACATAAAATACCATTTACTGTTGGGATACTTTTTGGGTGGCTTTCTTTAAGAGTACTGGGGTTATATTAA
- the cpaB gene encoding Flp pilus assembly protein CpaB, with the protein MNSNDTKTLWIAVGSALFAVFLLYSWIQEKNKEMTDKFGKRQSVVVAKKDINEMTPLDETAVEMIEVPEEYVAPQAITDPTELRGYVALNPIIKGEQILKTKISKPGALTGLSFQVSPGKRALTIPIDEMRSVARLLKPGDRVDIVASVVSGSGLNTKKEVKVLMQNTIILATGTNVHNQLPASVEMSNDGTAYVVKSMTQDTSFSSITIEASPVEAQKLIYILSNSPTDLFLILRHPSDTGAVAKTAVDVNDILGRGAPGAAPTAPAPRAPTAEAGGSAPAPSFDSRSNLAPSASGSSAPRRGSGGNKSGRFKSL; encoded by the coding sequence ATGAATTCTAATGACACAAAAACACTTTGGATTGCAGTTGGATCAGCATTATTTGCGGTGTTCCTCTTGTACTCTTGGATTCAAGAAAAGAACAAAGAGATGACAGATAAATTTGGAAAAAGACAGTCTGTGGTTGTGGCTAAAAAAGACATCAACGAAATGACACCTTTAGATGAAACTGCGGTAGAGATGATTGAAGTGCCAGAAGAGTATGTGGCTCCTCAAGCCATCACTGACCCTACAGAACTTAGAGGATATGTCGCTCTTAACCCTATTATTAAAGGGGAACAGATTTTAAAAACGAAGATTTCTAAGCCAGGTGCATTGACAGGCTTATCTTTCCAAGTGTCTCCAGGGAAAAGAGCCTTAACTATTCCTATTGATGAGATGCGAAGTGTGGCCAGACTGTTAAAGCCAGGTGATCGAGTAGATATCGTTGCATCTGTCGTTTCTGGTTCAGGATTGAATACAAAAAAAGAAGTTAAAGTTTTGATGCAAAATACAATCATCTTAGCCACAGGTACAAATGTTCATAACCAGCTTCCAGCCAGTGTTGAGATGAGTAATGATGGTACAGCTTACGTTGTAAAATCTATGACCCAAGATACAAGCTTCAGTTCGATCACCATTGAAGCTTCACCTGTAGAAGCACAAAAGTTGATTTATATTTTATCCAATAGCCCTACGGACCTTTTCTTAATATTACGACATCCATCAGATACAGGTGCTGTGGCCAAAACAGCTGTAGATGTAAATGACATTTTAGGCCGTGGAGCGCCAGGAGCTGCGCCAACTGCCCCTGCACCGCGTGCCCCTACGGCAGAAGCTGGTGGATCTGCCCCTGCACCTAGTTTTGATAGTAGAAGTAATCTTGCGCCTTCTGCCTCAGGTTCTTCTGCTCCAAGAAGAGGCTCGGGTGGAAACAAGAGTGGAAGATTTAAATCGTTATAG
- the tadA gene encoding Flp pilus assembly complex ATPase component TadA, translating into MAVHSGCHLIAVLGGKGGVGKSIFAANFAIAVSNELKGKTLLIDLDGRSCGDQNIILGLRPEKTVTDLCKHSSALTVAAFAGYITKHASGIDYLASVVDPTSSINIDAVEFGKALNTFSQFYKYIIVDIGNSMDTVQYTILENCSAALMVTTPDILTVNQTRKAINDLVTATFPVDIFQIVINKAHSSGLSPKAISDSLRRPLLSVIPQDDNLVYSSLANGAPFCHANPRHPVALAHNEVIRKLTGGTLQRLKALAQSASAGKTKEEKGSSVSLNQPKLDPNIQLKIQIHSELIHKMDLKKDIHSTRGDAQKEKELELKTQKTITELVDQMAKGLNRDDRSKIIKEVLDEALKLGALEDLLADPTVTEIMVNGCEKIFIEKNGKIQRSPTRFTSNEQLRNVIERIVTPLGRLINNKTPYVDARLQDGSRVNAVIEPLAIDGPSLTIRKFSKDTIGPENYLQWNSLNQQMVDLLKICVQQGLNIIISGGTGSGKTTLLNMLSGFIPANERIVTVEDAAELQMKQDHVVRLETRPAGMDGSGAVTIRDLVKNSLRMRPDRIVVGECRDGAALDMLQAMNTGHDGSMTTVHANSPREAVARLETLCLMAGMDLPVRAIKEQIAGAVNLFVQIGRLSDGSRKIKYITEVEGMQGDVITLSDIFRFKEEGFDKNRKIIGSFQSTGTIPTFIQKFKDRGVHIPDSIFSNDKPAPVADKNPKRNAAMAARRRPNVPPVPGQKKTGNE; encoded by the coding sequence TTGGCAGTACATTCGGGTTGTCATCTTATAGCAGTGTTAGGTGGTAAAGGTGGTGTAGGCAAAAGTATTTTTGCTGCCAACTTTGCTATTGCTGTAAGTAATGAGTTAAAGGGTAAAACTTTACTTATTGACCTGGATGGACGGAGTTGTGGAGACCAAAATATTATTTTAGGATTACGACCCGAAAAGACAGTTACAGATTTATGTAAACATAGCAGCGCTTTGACTGTTGCGGCCTTCGCAGGATATATCACCAAACATGCTTCTGGAATAGATTATTTGGCTTCAGTTGTTGATCCCACATCAAGTATAAATATTGATGCGGTAGAATTTGGAAAAGCTTTAAATACATTCAGTCAATTTTATAAGTACATCATTGTTGATATTGGAAACTCAATGGATACGGTGCAGTACACGATTTTAGAAAATTGCAGTGCTGCACTCATGGTCACTACTCCTGATATTTTAACCGTGAATCAAACCAGAAAAGCGATCAATGATTTGGTCACAGCAACTTTTCCCGTGGATATCTTCCAAATTGTAATTAACAAAGCTCATTCCAGTGGTCTAAGTCCTAAAGCGATTAGTGATAGTTTAAGACGTCCCTTATTATCTGTGATCCCTCAGGATGACAATTTAGTGTATTCCTCTTTGGCAAATGGTGCCCCTTTCTGTCATGCAAACCCCAGACATCCTGTGGCGCTGGCACATAATGAAGTTATAAGAAAACTCACAGGGGGAACATTACAAAGGTTAAAAGCACTTGCACAAAGTGCCTCGGCGGGAAAAACCAAGGAAGAAAAGGGTTCATCGGTTTCTTTAAACCAACCGAAGCTTGATCCTAATATTCAACTTAAGATTCAGATTCATAGTGAATTGATTCATAAGATGGATTTAAAGAAAGACATCCACTCTACACGTGGTGATGCTCAAAAAGAAAAAGAACTAGAACTAAAAACTCAAAAGACCATTACAGAACTTGTGGATCAAATGGCAAAAGGGCTTAATCGTGATGATCGCAGTAAGATCATTAAAGAAGTTTTGGACGAAGCCCTAAAGTTAGGAGCATTGGAAGACTTACTTGCGGATCCAACTGTAACGGAAATCATGGTCAATGGTTGTGAAAAGATCTTCATTGAAAAAAATGGTAAGATTCAAAGAAGCCCAACTCGTTTTACCAGTAATGAACAGCTACGTAACGTTATTGAAAGAATTGTGACGCCCTTAGGACGTTTGATCAATAACAAAACCCCTTATGTTGATGCTCGTTTACAAGATGGGAGTCGTGTGAACGCGGTGATTGAACCTCTGGCGATTGACGGACCGTCTTTAACCATTCGTAAATTTTCTAAGGATACGATTGGACCAGAAAATTATCTTCAGTGGAATTCACTCAACCAACAGATGGTGGACCTGTTAAAGATCTGTGTTCAACAAGGTTTAAATATTATTATTTCTGGGGGTACAGGGTCAGGTAAAACGACTTTGTTAAATATGCTCTCGGGATTTATTCCTGCAAATGAAAGAATTGTAACGGTAGAGGATGCGGCGGAATTGCAAATGAAACAAGATCACGTTGTGAGATTGGAAACTCGACCTGCAGGTATGGATGGGTCAGGGGCCGTCACTATTAGGGACCTTGTAAAAAACTCGTTAAGGATGAGACCTGATCGAATTGTGGTCGGGGAGTGTCGTGATGGTGCAGCATTAGATATGTTGCAGGCGATGAACACGGGTCACGACGGGTCTATGACTACTGTGCATGCGAACTCTCCAAGAGAGGCTGTAGCGCGTTTGGAAACACTGTGTTTGATGGCAGGTATGGATTTACCTGTAAGGGCGATTAAAGAACAGATTGCAGGTGCCGTGAATTTATTTGTTCAGATTGGACGCTTGAGTGATGGAAGCAGGAAGATCAAATACATCACTGAAGTGGAAGGTATGCAAGGAGATGTGATCACCTTGAGTGATATCTTTAGATTTAAAGAAGAAGGTTTTGATAAAAATAGAAAGATCATTGGGAGCTTTCAATCTACAGGTACAATCCCTACATTTATTCAAAAATTTAAAGATCGTGGAGTACATATTCCAGATTCAATATTTTCTAACGATAAACCAGCTCCTGTCGCAGATAAAAATCCTAAAAGGAATGCGGCTATGGCAGCAAGAAGAAGACCTAATGTTCCACCTGTACCAGGTCAAAAGAAAACGGGGAATGAATAG
- a CDS encoding type II and III secretion system protein, translating to MLQRLVFFIIFIVLSFPLNARAQEPLLGYEDNSFENHQKVDLMLGIYRDLELSDLPDETQFKIADRKFASRVDISWDNKRKVLRLVPKSSGSALITFLDKKTDRVIKQLRVFINKNDLDRVAKEIKNLLGNIEGIQIRVMSDRVVVDGQIILVSDFNRIVSVLGQYGPSKAVSLVQLSPLAMTKIASLIERDINNPQITVRVVNGFFILEGVARDLDERDEALRIAQAYMPPGVSDYATASPFPGMSIVKKKIASDGEFVLGNVINHLRIQPEPPSQPPKVVQILIHYVELQKSYLRGFNFQWIPTLGDGSQMEVSSNVSSGASTIGGTITAIIQNLLPKLNWSKEHGHARVLQSVSVIVENGNPGKFVSQREIPFQVTSPTGVASSENRSVGINATVTPTITGARSDIVSMKIDFSVGEMLEPTEFGPVTSNNQVVTNITVRSGQSAAIGGLVTSRSSTGYNKLPADSPNPLIKLYASKEFSRGQSQFVVFVTPMIKSSASAGSENIKRKFRLQK from the coding sequence TTGTTACAAAGATTGGTTTTCTTTATTATTTTTATAGTCCTCAGCTTCCCGCTCAATGCAAGAGCGCAGGAGCCTCTATTGGGTTATGAAGATAATTCTTTTGAAAACCATCAAAAGGTAGACCTGATGTTAGGCATTTACAGAGACTTAGAGCTTTCTGATTTACCTGATGAGACTCAATTTAAAATTGCAGACAGAAAGTTTGCAAGTCGTGTGGATATATCTTGGGACAACAAAAGAAAAGTTTTAAGACTTGTACCCAAATCTTCAGGAAGCGCACTGATTACATTTTTGGATAAAAAGACAGATAGAGTGATCAAGCAGCTCCGAGTTTTTATTAACAAAAATGATTTGGATAGAGTTGCTAAAGAGATTAAAAATTTACTGGGCAATATTGAAGGTATTCAAATTCGAGTTATGAGCGATAGAGTTGTTGTAGATGGACAGATCATTCTTGTGAGTGACTTTAACCGTATTGTTTCCGTACTTGGTCAATATGGACCATCTAAAGCCGTTTCACTTGTACAGTTAAGTCCTCTTGCCATGACTAAGATTGCATCTTTGATAGAAAGAGACATCAATAACCCACAAATTACAGTTCGAGTTGTGAATGGTTTCTTTATATTAGAAGGTGTTGCTAGAGATCTTGATGAACGCGACGAAGCCTTAAGAATTGCTCAAGCTTATATGCCACCTGGTGTGTCTGACTACGCCACAGCATCCCCTTTTCCAGGCATGAGCATTGTAAAGAAGAAGATTGCTTCAGATGGTGAATTCGTACTTGGTAACGTGATCAACCATCTTAGAATTCAACCTGAGCCGCCAAGTCAACCACCTAAAGTGGTTCAGATTCTTATACATTATGTAGAATTACAGAAGAGTTATTTACGAGGATTCAACTTCCAGTGGATACCCACCTTGGGGGACGGAAGCCAAATGGAAGTGTCTTCTAACGTGTCTTCTGGAGCTTCGACTATTGGCGGAACAATCACTGCGATCATTCAGAATTTATTACCAAAATTAAACTGGTCCAAAGAGCACGGTCACGCACGAGTTCTACAAAGTGTAAGCGTGATTGTTGAAAATGGAAACCCAGGGAAGTTTGTTTCGCAAAGAGAGATTCCATTTCAGGTGACAAGCCCTACGGGCGTGGCAAGTTCTGAGAATCGCAGTGTGGGTATCAATGCCACAGTCACCCCTACAATCACAGGAGCGAGATCTGATATTGTGAGTATGAAGATTGATTTTTCAGTTGGTGAAATGTTAGAGCCGACAGAGTTTGGACCCGTGACTTCGAATAACCAAGTTGTAACAAACATCACGGTGCGATCAGGACAAAGTGCTGCTATCGGAGGTCTAGTTACAAGCAGATCTTCTACGGGCTATAATAAACTCCCAGCCGATAGTCCTAATCCATTGATCAAACTTTATGCTTCTAAAGAGTTTTCTCGTGGTCAGTCACAATTTGTGGTGTTTGTAACACCTATGATCAAAAGTAGTGCTAGTGCAGGCTCTGAAAATATCAAACGTAAGTTCAGACTTCAAAAATAA